From a single Flavobacteriales bacterium genomic region:
- the ccsA gene encoding cytochrome c biogenesis protein CcsA yields the protein MKEIVYNGEHLLPGIIGKSFVFLAFVAALLASASYFFATNNRQDPDKAASWSRLANIAFLTHVVGVVGIVVTLFSMIFYHMFEYHYVWQHSSSALPIRYMLSCFWEGQEGSFLLWTIWHAVIGLFLMRMKNEFRAPVMSILSVVQVFLGSMLLGVYILGYKVGSNPFILLREHSEMMNLPFVSQPNYLEHLDGRGLNPLLQNYWMTIHPPTLFLGFALTVVPFAFAISGLWIRNYGGWIKPALPWTLLGVLVLGTGILMGGAWAYEALSFGGFWAWDPVENASLVPWMTLVASLHLMLIYKSKQRSLFTTVVMVCVTFFLILYSTFLTRSGILGDASVHAFTDLGMSGQLLVYMFFFTLLAVALIISRYKHLKDPGKEEHLWSREFWMFIGSLVLLIAAFQIIFTTSTPVINKVFGTDKAPPTDPIAHYNSWQIAFAVLIALMIGFTQFLNYKHTDLKKWLHKLLPSLAVGLIGGILLSWALGFNHPQYIALMVTATFAVVANADYWLRILRGKLDHAGASIAHLGFGLILIGALISNAKQNIISQNSSAYNLDMIAKDLPNKENIMLVKNDTLKMGDYRITYTGKEKEGVHIYYNIQYLKPGADGHMSEAFTLRPLIQMNRMMGNVAEPATKHFLFKDIYTHVQYADLSEFTQPDKGENNKVTIDTLTYGDTLFAQRAMIVLDTVSRDLDRQALHLADNEIGAVIRFHAIDVDKQSHPLNPVFLISGDHFRYVEDEVASLGIKLTVKEIIPQKDAFVVELKEKEDKGAEFIIMKAIVFPFINILWLGSVLMIIGTFMAIRKRLGS from the coding sequence ATGAAGGAGATCGTATACAACGGCGAACATTTATTACCGGGAATCATCGGAAAGTCCTTTGTTTTCCTCGCATTCGTCGCCGCACTCCTGGCATCCGCTTCCTACTTCTTTGCTACAAATAACAGGCAAGACCCTGACAAAGCCGCTTCGTGGTCACGCCTGGCCAACATTGCATTCCTGACCCACGTGGTGGGCGTGGTTGGCATCGTGGTGACCTTGTTCTCCATGATCTTCTACCACATGTTCGAATACCATTACGTGTGGCAACACTCATCCAGCGCCCTTCCCATCAGGTACATGTTGTCCTGTTTCTGGGAAGGCCAGGAAGGGAGCTTCCTTCTATGGACCATCTGGCATGCCGTGATCGGGTTGTTCCTGATGCGGATGAAGAACGAGTTCCGCGCGCCGGTGATGTCCATCCTGTCGGTTGTGCAGGTGTTCCTCGGATCGATGTTGCTGGGTGTATACATACTCGGATACAAGGTCGGCAGCAACCCGTTCATCCTCCTGCGCGAACACAGCGAGATGATGAACCTGCCTTTCGTTTCGCAACCGAACTACCTCGAACACCTGGACGGACGCGGCCTCAACCCGCTCCTCCAGAACTACTGGATGACCATCCACCCTCCTACTCTCTTCCTGGGTTTCGCACTCACCGTGGTGCCTTTCGCTTTTGCCATTTCAGGTTTGTGGATACGCAACTACGGCGGCTGGATCAAACCCGCCCTTCCGTGGACGCTGCTCGGCGTGCTGGTACTCGGCACCGGCATCCTGATGGGGGGGGCATGGGCCTACGAAGCCCTCAGCTTCGGCGGGTTCTGGGCCTGGGATCCCGTGGAAAATGCATCGCTCGTTCCGTGGATGACACTCGTGGCATCCCTGCACCTGATGCTCATATACAAATCCAAACAACGTTCGCTGTTTACCACCGTGGTGATGGTATGCGTGACCTTCTTCCTGATTTTGTATTCCACCTTCCTCACCCGAAGCGGCATCCTGGGCGATGCCTCCGTGCATGCCTTCACCGACCTGGGCATGTCCGGACAACTGCTGGTGTACATGTTCTTCTTCACCCTGCTGGCCGTGGCACTGATCATCAGCCGGTACAAACACCTGAAAGATCCCGGCAAGGAAGAGCACCTGTGGTCGCGTGAGTTCTGGATGTTCATCGGTTCCCTCGTGTTGCTGATCGCCGCGTTCCAGATCATTTTCACTACTTCCACGCCGGTGATCAACAAAGTGTTCGGCACCGACAAGGCACCACCCACCGACCCCATCGCTCATTACAATTCCTGGCAAATCGCCTTTGCAGTGCTGATTGCGCTGATGATCGGTTTTACCCAGTTCCTGAACTACAAGCACACCGACCTGAAGAAGTGGCTTCACAAGTTGTTGCCTTCGCTGGCCGTCGGACTGATCGGTGGCATCCTGTTGTCATGGGCCCTGGGCTTCAACCATCCCCAGTACATCGCACTGATGGTGACCGCAACATTTGCCGTGGTGGCCAATGCCGACTACTGGCTGCGCATCCTGAGGGGCAAACTTGACCATGCCGGTGCATCCATCGCTCACCTCGGGTTCGGCCTGATCCTGATCGGTGCGCTGATCTCGAATGCCAAGCAGAACATCATCTCCCAGAACAGTTCGGCATACAACCTTGACATGATCGCCAAAGACCTTCCGAACAAGGAGAACATCATGCTGGTGAAAAACGACACCCTGAAAATGGGCGACTACCGCATCACATACACCGGAAAGGAAAAGGAAGGCGTACACATCTATTACAACATCCAATACCTGAAACCAGGGGCGGACGGGCACATGAGCGAGGCCTTCACCCTGCGCCCGTTGATACAGATGAACAGGATGATGGGGAACGTGGCCGAACCCGCTACCAAACATTTCCTGTTCAAAGACATTTACACCCACGTGCAGTATGCCGACCTGTCTGAATTCACCCAACCCGATAAGGGTGAGAACAACAAGGTGACGATTGACACGCTGACATATGGCGATACACTTTTCGCACAACGCGCCATGATCGTGCTCGATACCGTCAGCCGCGACCTCGACCGGCAGGCCCTGCACCTGGCCGACAACGAGATCGGGGCCGTGATCCGGTTCCATGCCATTGACGTGGACAAACAAAGTCACCCACTGAACCCCGTATTCCTGATTTCCGGAGACCACTTCAGATATGTTGAAGATGAAGTAGCGTCGCTGGGCATCAAACTCACCGTCAAGGAAATCATCCCGCAGAAAGATGCGTTCGTGGTGGAGCTGAAAGAAAAGGAAGACAAAGGGGCGGAGTTCATCATCATGAAAGCCATTGTGTTCCCGTTCATCAACATCCTCTGGCTGGGCAGCGTATTGATGATCATAGGCACGTTCATGGCGATCAGGAAGCGATTGGGAAGTTAG
- a CDS encoding cytochrome c maturation protein CcmE translates to MKKTHIIGIIVIALAIAAILSTMVDAGTYVNFGVAKEHPGTNFHVVGVLNKEKELIYEPEVDPNLFSFYLVDKEGKECKVNFNGAKPQDFERSEQVVIIGKMNGEEFSASKILMKCPSKYNNGKPGEMQEFTAAGESI, encoded by the coding sequence ATGAAAAAGACCCATATCATCGGCATCATCGTGATCGCACTGGCCATTGCCGCTATCCTGAGCACCATGGTGGATGCAGGCACCTACGTAAACTTCGGCGTGGCCAAGGAACACCCCGGCACCAACTTTCACGTAGTGGGCGTACTGAACAAGGAAAAGGAACTCATCTACGAGCCGGAAGTAGACCCCAACCTGTTCTCCTTTTACCTGGTGGACAAGGAAGGAAAAGAATGTAAAGTCAATTTCAACGGCGCCAAGCCACAGGACTTCGAGCGTTCAGAGCAGGTGGTGATCATCGGCAAAATGAACGGGGAAGAATTCTCCGCTTCCAAGATCCTGATGAAGTGCCCGTCCAAATACAACAACGGTAAACCGGGCGAAATGCAGGAGTTCACCGCCGCCGGAGAGAGTATCTAA
- a CDS encoding CcmD family protein — MKKLWLTLAWLFSALTLLPAQNSQVEMADRLRADGMIYVVVAVLVIIFLGLTIYLVNIDRKVSKLEKHNPNQPS, encoded by the coding sequence ATGAAAAAACTCTGGCTTACCCTCGCCTGGTTGTTCTCGGCACTTACGTTGCTTCCTGCTCAAAACAGCCAGGTGGAAATGGCCGACAGGTTGCGTGCCGATGGCATGATATACGTTGTAGTGGCGGTGCTCGTGATTATTTTCCTGGGGCTCACCATCTACCTGGTAAACATTGACCGCAAGGTGTCGAAGCTGGAAAAACATAACCCGAATCAGCCGTCATGA
- the ccsA gene encoding cytochrome c biogenesis protein CcsA, protein MKGIWWKSLAVVLVVYTIVMGFLGEVPAMNILHETIRNLYFHVTMWFAMMIMMTISLVNSIRHLNSNSLRRDTTAAEAANTGMVLGTLGLITGSFWARFTWGAWWTNDPQLNGAAITMLSYLAYAVLRNAIEDREKKARISAVYNIFAYTMMVVFIGILPKVGDVDSLHPGKGGNPGFNSYDLDSRMRMVFYPAIIGWTLFAWWITTIRIRVRNITNNSNG, encoded by the coding sequence ATGAAGGGAATTTGGTGGAAATCGCTCGCGGTGGTACTGGTAGTATATACCATTGTGATGGGCTTTTTGGGTGAGGTACCGGCCATGAACATCCTTCACGAAACCATCCGCAACCTGTACTTTCATGTGACGATGTGGTTCGCCATGATGATCATGATGACGATCTCGCTTGTCAACAGCATCCGCCACCTGAACAGCAACAGCCTTCGCCGTGACACCACAGCTGCAGAAGCCGCCAACACCGGCATGGTACTGGGCACACTGGGCCTGATCACCGGAAGTTTCTGGGCCCGTTTTACCTGGGGCGCCTGGTGGACCAACGACCCGCAGCTCAACGGCGCCGCCATCACCATGCTGTCATACCTGGCTTACGCCGTGTTGCGGAATGCCATCGAAGACAGGGAGAAAAAGGCACGCATTTCAGCTGTATACAATATCTTTGCATATACGATGATGGTTGTATTCATCGGCATTCTGCCCAAGGTCGGCGATGTGGATTCCCTGCACCCCGGAAAGGGCGGCAACCCCGGCTTCAACAGTTATGACCTGGACAGCAGGATGCGCATGGTGTTTTACCCTGCCATCATCGGATGGACACTCTTCGCATGGTGGATCACAACGATCCGGATCCGTGTGAGGAACATCACCAACAATTCAAACGGATGA
- a CDS encoding heme exporter protein CcmB, translated as MVKEIRWLLTKEFLIEWRQRSALAGLLLYAVSTVFVCYLSFRILDDIFTWNALFWVMVLFGAINAGARSFIQESHGLQFYYYTVASPQAIILSKIIYNMVLLAAISLVNYMAMSLFLGNPVDDPVSYLLILIPGSTGLSGVITLVSAIASKAGKNTAMMAILSFPLLMPLLITLIKASRFALLGTPPSEYMGYVGILLLLNVIVWVLSFLLFPYLWHD; from the coding sequence ATGGTAAAAGAGATCCGGTGGCTGCTCACCAAGGAATTCCTGATCGAATGGCGTCAGCGCTCGGCCCTGGCCGGGTTGCTCCTCTATGCGGTCAGCACCGTTTTCGTCTGCTACCTGTCGTTCCGCATCCTGGATGATATTTTCACCTGGAACGCACTCTTCTGGGTGATGGTGCTGTTCGGCGCCATCAATGCCGGGGCGAGAAGTTTTATCCAGGAAAGTCACGGACTCCAGTTCTATTATTACACGGTTGCCAGTCCACAGGCCATCATCCTCTCCAAAATCATTTACAACATGGTGTTGCTGGCTGCCATCTCACTGGTCAACTACATGGCCATGTCGCTCTTCCTCGGCAACCCGGTGGACGATCCCGTTAGTTACCTGCTTATCCTGATTCCCGGCAGCACGGGCCTGTCGGGTGTGATCACCCTGGTATCGGCCATTGCCTCCAAGGCGGGAAAGAACACAGCCATGATGGCCATCCTCAGCTTTCCGTTGTTGATGCCGTTGCTGATCACGCTGATCAAGGCGTCGAGGTTTGCATTGTTGGGCACACCGCCTTCCGAATACATGGGCTATGTGGGCATTCTGCTGTTGCTGAACGTGATTGTTTGGGTGCTCTCCTTTTTATTATTTCCTTACCTTTGGCATGATTGA
- the bshB1 gene encoding bacillithiol biosynthesis deacetylase BshB1 codes for MEKLDILAFGAHPDDIELGCGGTLISQAAMGRKTGAVDLTRGELGTRGSAELRMEEAAAAGRIMGLTARENLGLRDGFFGIDEESRLAVIRAIRKFQPDIVLAPAVTDRHPDHGRGALLVREAAFLSGLQRIPTDIDGETQQAWRPRVVYHYHQYYTNEIHFVVDISAHFEKKMEAVKAYGSQFYDPSSKEPSTLISTPAFLDHIRSRAVDMGHYIGAEYGEAFLGHRFVGVDDIAVLR; via the coding sequence ATGGAAAAACTCGACATTCTCGCTTTCGGCGCCCACCCCGACGACATCGAACTCGGATGCGGAGGTACCCTCATCTCCCAGGCGGCCATGGGGCGCAAGACCGGCGCGGTGGATCTCACCCGGGGTGAACTGGGTACACGGGGGAGTGCGGAACTGAGAATGGAAGAGGCCGCAGCTGCAGGTCGCATCATGGGACTGACAGCAAGGGAAAACCTCGGCCTGCGCGACGGGTTTTTCGGGATCGATGAAGAATCCCGCCTGGCCGTGATCCGCGCCATCAGAAAATTCCAACCCGACATTGTGCTGGCACCCGCCGTCACCGACCGCCACCCCGATCACGGGAGAGGCGCCCTGCTGGTTCGGGAAGCCGCTTTCCTGTCGGGCCTGCAGCGCATCCCTACCGACATCGATGGGGAAACACAACAAGCGTGGCGGCCGCGTGTGGTGTACCATTACCATCAATACTATACCAACGAGATCCATTTCGTGGTGGATATCTCCGCCCATTTCGAAAAGAAAATGGAAGCTGTGAAAGCTTACGGATCACAGTTCTATGACCCATCCTCCAAAGAACCTTCCACGCTGATCTCAACACCCGCCTTTCTGGACCACATCCGCAGCCGCGCCGTTGACATGGGTCACTACATCGGCGCCGAATACGGCGAGGCCTTCCTCGGCCACCGCTTTGTTGGGGTGGATGATATTGCGGTGTTGCGGTAA
- a CDS encoding TIGR02117 family protein has product MKYLLILPALVLLYVVIGWLLSKWRVNTDADIIKGDITVYLLSNGVHTDLVVPTCHALMNWPAWLGTDIPSTVDTTLPYLGFGWGDKGFYLETPTWADLKASVAFKAMFWLSTSAMHVTYHAQPETGPRCKVIRLNEQQYRQLINYIQSGFRDQQPTAIHATTYGTQDAFFEGCGTYNLFFTCNTWTNDGLKSAGLPACKWTGLDGPLLDVYE; this is encoded by the coding sequence ATGAAGTACCTGTTGATACTACCCGCATTGGTTTTGCTGTACGTGGTCATCGGCTGGCTGTTGTCGAAATGGCGGGTGAATACAGATGCCGATATCATCAAAGGCGACATCACCGTGTACCTGCTCTCCAACGGCGTGCATACAGACCTGGTGGTACCCACCTGTCACGCACTCATGAACTGGCCGGCATGGCTGGGGACTGACATCCCATCCACCGTTGACACCACCCTGCCCTACCTCGGCTTCGGCTGGGGCGACAAAGGTTTCTACCTGGAAACACCCACCTGGGCCGACCTCAAGGCATCCGTGGCATTCAAGGCCATGTTCTGGCTCAGCACTTCCGCCATGCACGTGACCTATCATGCACAACCGGAAACCGGTCCGCGGTGCAAGGTCATCCGGCTGAACGAACAGCAGTACCGGCAACTCATCAACTACATCCAATCCGGATTCCGGGATCAGCAACCCACCGCCATTCACGCCACCACTTACGGCACACAGGATGCATTCTTCGAAGGCTGCGGCACCTACAACCTGTTCTTCACCTGCAACACATGGACGAACGACGGACTGAAGTCGGCCGGTCTGCCCGCATGCAAGTGGACGGGGCTGGATGGTCCGTTGCTGGATGTGTATGAATAA